A genomic region of Eucalyptus grandis isolate ANBG69807.140 chromosome 5, ASM1654582v1, whole genome shotgun sequence contains the following coding sequences:
- the LOC104445050 gene encoding putative disease resistance protein At1g50180, whose product MAEAVVSSVGRAVGNLLIDEAKFLLGVEGRVEDLYRELRLIRCLLRDADARREHNEAVGECVAQLRDFAYDAEDIIERYTLRVALKKEQYITRACACFVAKCTCVEVHMVGTEIEDLKSRISNLRTSMLAFGVQPANEGDRKWGRDLTSKRTHSPFGEDFVGREDSIKELVKLLKDEKQQRVISIWGTGGVGKTSLARKVLAQDDVKKNFTGFAWACVSQEYDVKDILMEILLKLIPNQNESVKNMINHELSEKLQGTLKEKSCIVVLDDIWTKEAWDSLQDALLVENTKSKLLITTRNRDVAEYINPQGIHELRCLSDPESWDLLKKKAFPETKEITEDMKKLAHELLMKCEGLPLAIIVLGGLLSVNKWKTIHEKINLHFSDKNDVSKVLALSYDDLPWHLKPCFLYLGSFPEDAKILATKVLYMWIAEGFVSLNAYDKEREISVEDVAEQYLEELVNRGMVQVRLKLSGKIKSCHLHDLMRDLCISKALQESFLSIHNIQQDNEMENCSASMALNVGSSCKIRRLSLNRNVIPSLKARGRTLVHL is encoded by the exons ATGGCCGAGGCTGTTGTTTCGTCCGTGGGGCGGGCAGTAGGAAATCTGCTCATCGACGAGGCCAAATTCTTGTTGGGCGTGGAGGGCAGGGTCGAGGACCTGTACAGGGAGCTTAGGCTGATCCGGTGCTTGCTGAGGGATGCGGATGCGAGACGAGAGCACAACGAAGCTGTGGGAGAATGTGTCGCACAACTCCGAGACTTCGCCTATGATGCCGAGGACATCATCGAGAGATACACCCTCAGAGTCGCGCTGAAGAAGGAACAATACATCACCAGAGCGTGTGCTTGCTTCGTGGCGAAGTGCACGTGCGTGGAGGTTCATATGGTGGGGACAGAGATTGAGGACTTAAAATCCAGAATTTCCAATCTTAGAACGAGCATGCTGGCTTTTGGCGTACAACCTGCGAATGAAGGCGACCGCAAATGGGGGAGAGATTTGACGTCGAAACGTACTCATTCCCCTTTCGGGGAAGATTTTGTTGGGAGGGAAGATAGTATTAAGGAGTTGGTGAAGCTGTTGAAGGATGAAAAACAGCAGAGAGTTATTTCTATATGGGGAACGGGTGGTGTGGGTAAAACCTCACTTGCTAGGAAAGTCCTTGCTCAGGATGACGTGAAGAAAAATTTCACTGGTTTCGCTTGGGCTTGCGTATCTCAAGAGTACGACGTGAAagatattttgatggaaattcTCCTTAAATTGATCCCTAATCAAAATGAGAGTGTTAAGAATATGATAAATCATGAATTATCTGAAAAACTACAAGGGACCTTGAAAGAAAAGAGTTGTATCGTGGTTCTTGATGATATATGGACCAAAGAGGCATGGGATAGTCTTCAAGATGCACTCCTGGTTGAGAACACAAAAAGCAAGCTATTGATAACAACCCGAAATAGAGATGTAGCTGAGTATATCAATCCTCAAGGGATCCATGAACTTCGATGCTTATCGGACCCAGAGAGTTGGGATTTATTAAAGAAGAAAGCATTCCCTGAAACAAAAG AAATCACTGAAGATATGAAGAAGTTAGCACATgaactccttatgaagtgtgAAGGATTGCCCTTGGCTATCATTGTGCTTGGTGGATTGCTGTCCGTCAACAAGTGGAAGACGATTCATGAAAAGATCAATTTGCATTTTAGTGATAAGAACGATGTATCAAAAGTGTTAGCCTTAAGCTATGATGATTTACCATGGCATCTAAAGCCATGCTTCCTCTATTTGGGTAGCTTTCCTGAGGATGCAAAAATCCTTGCAACAAAAGTTCTTTACATGTGGATTGCTGAAGGTTTTGTGTCGCTGAATGCATatgacaaagagagagaaatttcagTGGAAGATGTAGCGGAGCAATATTTAGAGGAGTTGGTTAACAGAGGAATGGTTCAAGTACGATTAAAATTAAGTGGAAAGATCAAAAGCTGCCACCTCCACGACCTGATGCGAGACTTATGCATCTCCAAGGCTCTGCAAGAGAGTTTTCTAAGCATTCATAACATTCAACAGGACAATGAGATGGAGAATTGTTCTGCTTCAATGGCATTAAATGTTGGGTCAAGTTGCAAAATACGAAGACTTTCTCTTAATAGAAATGTGATTCCAAGCTTAAAAGCAAGAGGAAGGACTTTGGTCCACCTTTGA